A genomic region of Miscanthus floridulus cultivar M001 chromosome 3, ASM1932011v1, whole genome shotgun sequence contains the following coding sequences:
- the LOC136541787 gene encoding pentatricopeptide repeat-containing protein At4g02750-like, whose product MAPRALGKAVQDLPRLSRLARRTIEVTEVGRAGQAERALELFEAMPVKSQVSWNAALAALVDAGRTDWALSFLREMPRRNATSYTTMIGGLSRAGRAAAAEAQHLFEELPLDQHNVFTWTAMVSCHVRNGEPGKAVELFVALYAKFFARGVLPNAHTFSSLLKACVDVQSLAMLLQLHGLTFKLVDEGSRHCFVWNALIDGHAKLGALSDAEKVFYGMRYRDICSCNIMMDGYSRHKLVDRALDLFRIMRKKDASTWNIIISCLGENSLGEDALRLFIDLVRSDGHCGGNAKVLNPSIYTTVLHTCSVLVLLAFGRQVHARTVKDGFGQSNVFVSNSLMSMYSSCGATLDLEQVFEEMTVRDVVSWNSLIRGLGQNGLGRQALAAGERALELGMYNGNTFISILTSCSHAGLVVEGLSYFDAMAKKHGVEPTFDHYISVIDLLGRAGRLEEAYDLLRKMPFASNALAWRTLLHSCLAHKNSAMGSIAVQELRALQPDGGAGNYERLVQGCRGSTADETQAGSEKSADHTPGCSWVT is encoded by the coding sequence ATGGCGCCGCGGGCGCTCGGCAAGGCAGTCCAGGACCTGCCGCGCTTGTCTCGCCTGGCCCGTAGGACAATCGAGGTCACGGAGGTCGGCAGAGCTGGGCAGGCCGAGAGGGCCCTCGAGCTGTTCGAGGCAATGCCCGTGAAGAGCCAGGTGTCCTGGAACGCCGCGCTGGCCGCGCTCGTCGACGCCGGCCGCACCGACTGGGCGCTCTCCTTCTTGCGGGAGATGCCCAGGAGGAACGCCACCTCTTACACCACCATGATCGGGGGCCTCTCTCGCGCCGGCAGAGCCGCGGCCGCCGAGGCGCAGCATCTCTTCGAGGAGCTCCCACTGGATCAGCACAACGTCTTCACCTGGACGGCCATGGTGTCGTGCCACGTCCGGAACGGCGAGCCTGGTAAGGCGGTGGAGCTCTTCGTGGCGCTCTATGCCAAGTTCTTTGCGCGGGGGGTGCTGCCCAATGCGCACACGTTCAGCTCCCTGCTCAAGGCCTGCGTGGATGTCCAGTCACTAGCCATGCTGTTGCAGCTCCATGGGCTCACCTTCAAGCTCGTGGACGAAGGGAGCAGGCATTGTTTCGTGTGGAATGCTTTGATTGATGGGCATGCCAAGCTGGGTGCACTGTCGGACGCCGAGAAGGTGTTCTACGGGATGCGGTACAGGGACATCTGCTCTTGTAACATCATGATGGACGGATATTCCCGGCATAAGCTCGTCGACAGGGCTCTTGATCTCTTCAGAATTATGAGGAAAAAGGATGCCTCCACGTGGAACATCATAATATCCTGCCTGGGGGAGAATAGCCTCGGAGAAGATGCTCTCCGCCTCTTCATTGATCTGGTCAGATCGGATGGCCATTGTGGTGGCAATGCCAAGGTTTTAAACCCCTCAATATACACAACAGTTCTGCACACCTGCTCAGTGCTGGTACTGCTTGCGTTTGGGAGGCAAGTGCATGCACGCACCGTAAAGGACGGGTTTGGTCAGAGTAACGTCTTCGTCAGCAATTCTCTGATGAGCATGTACAGCAGCTGCGGTGCGACGCTTGATCTCGAGCAGGTGTTCGAAGAAATGACTGTCAGGGACGTCGTGTCATGGAACTCGTTGATACGGGGGCTTGGTCAGAACGGCCTTGGGAGGCAAGCTCTGGCAGCTGGAGAGCGCGCCCTGGAACTCGGTATGTACAATGGCAACACCTTCATCTCCATCCTTACATCCTGCAGCCACGCCGGGCTGGTTGTGGAGGGGTTGAGCTACTTCGATGCAATGGCCAAGAAGCATGGCGTGGAACCAACATTTGACCACTACATCAGTGTCATCGATCTCCTCGGCCGTGCTGGGAGGCTTGAAGAGGCGTACGACCTGCTCCGGAAGATGCCGTTCGCGTCGAACGCGTTAGCGTGGCGTACTCTTCTGCACTCTTGCTTGGCCCATAAGAACAGCGCCATGGGAAGCATCGCGGTGCAGGAGCTGAGAGCGCTGCAGCCCGATGGTGGCGCCGGGAACTATGAGAGACTGGTGCAGGGCTGCAGAGGCAGCACGGCTGATGAAACTCAGGCTGGAAGCGAGAAGAGTGCTGATCACACGCCTGGGTGCAGCTGGGTCACCTGA